GCGCGGCGGACACGGCAACAGCATTCTCTTCGAGGAAATGGGGCTGCGCTACCTCGGGCCAATCGATGGTCATGACCTGCCATTGCTCATCAGCACGCTGGAATTTGCCAAGACCTGCCGCGAGCCGATCGTCATTCACGTGCTTACCAAGAAGGGGCGCGGATTTGAGGCGGCGCAAAAATTTCCAGAGAAGTTTCACGGCCTCGGACCTTACGACGTGCGCACCGGCGACACGCCGGCCGCCAAGCCGGGTGCCGCGCCCATGTGGCAGGATGTGATGGGGCAGACCCTCGTGAAACTCTGCCGCAAGGACAACACCATCGTCGGCATCACTGCGGCCATGCCCAGCGGCACGGGCCTCAAGCATTTGGAACGCGACCTGCCGGACCGCTATTACGACGTGGGCATTGCCGAGGAACACGCGGTCATCTTTGCCGCCGGCATGGCCACCATGGGTTTCCATCCGGTGTGCGCCATTTATTCCACGTTCCTCCAGCGCGCGTATGACTGCATTCACCACGACGTGTGCCTGCAGGATTTGCCGGTGACGTTTTGCATGGACCGTTCGGGGCTCTCCGCGAATGACGGCCCCACGCACCATGGCTTGTTCGACATCGCCTATCTGCGCTGCCTGCCCAATCTCATCGGCATGGCGCCCAAGGACGAGGATGAACTGCAGGACATGATGTTCACGGCCTCGATTCAGAAGCATCCGGTCGCCATCCGCTATCCGCGTGGCAACGCAGAGGGCGTGGCCATCAAGGATCAACCCGTTCCCATCGAAATCGGCAAGGCCGAGGTCGTTCAGAACTTCGCGAACAACGGCGGGCGGAAGATTGCGTTGTTTGCGCTTGGCAACATGCAACCCGTGGCGCGCCAGGCCAAAGAGCTGTTGACGGCCCAGGGGCATGACGTCGCCCTCATCAATCCACGTTTCTTCAAACCCATCGATGCCGGCGTGCACGAATTCTTCGGCCGCGCCGCCGACGTGGTGGCGACGTTGGAAGACCACGTCCTCATGGGCGGCTACGGTTCCGCCGTGCTTGAACTGTTCGCGGACCGGCACATCGCGACACCCGTTTACCGGCTCGGCTGGCCCGACCAGTTCATCGAGCACGCCACCTCCGTGGATTACCTGCGCAACAAGCATGGTTTGACGGCCGAAAATCTCGTGGCCCGGGTCACGGAGCTGTTGGGCAAGGAAGCCGCCGGCACCAAGCTGGTTGCCTTGGCGCAGTAGGATTTCAGCGCCCACGCGAGCTGAGCGAGCGACACCTGGTCGCTCGCTCAATGCAACTCCAACGCCTTTCCCGTCGCCGCATCCACGGGACGGGTCTGGAGATATTGCGGAACCAACTGCTCTACGCTGGTCGGCGGGTGCCCCTCGGCTTGTTCGTAAGCCCGGGCCGCGCACCGGATGGCGGCCTTTCGGAGGTTGGTCACGGCCAGGGACAGTTTTTGCTCCGCCGTTGCCCGCACCTTGCGATTGAGCCAGGGCGAAGCCAGCCGCAGGAACAGGTTGCCCGTTCCAAATCGTCCGCGCCGCATCCAATCAGTTTCCCGGCGCAAAACCGCCGCCGGCGGCTCCCCATTGTTTGCCAAATCTTCCAGCTCCATTGCCGTTTGCTGCGCGGCGGCCGCATCCAGTCCTGGCAACGCGTCGTCGAGCGCGGACAGGCCCGCCGCCTGCACCGCGGCGCCCACCAGCCCGTCGATGATGACGCCTCCCCGCGCCAATTCCTGTCCGTAGCGAAGGCACGCGAGGGCGGTGACAACGGCGTCGTTGGTTCGTCCTTGCAGCAACGCCAGCAGGCTCGCCGCACCGAACGCCTGCGCTATCCGTTTCGAGCCGGCCAATTCGGCCATGTGATTGTTCGTCGTCGCTGTGAGCGAGTAGGGGACGACCCGGCATTCCTGGTTCAAGCCGCGATATACCAAATCCAGAGCCGCTTGATTGGTCGCCACCATGGCCTGGAGTTCGGTTTTAGAAACACTCTTCCAGTTCGCCGAGTCCGCCGGGATCAACGCGCCGGCGTTGATGAATTCGACGTAACCGTTCGGGCTGGGCAGCGGCGCCTCGGGTTTGGGGCGCGTGAGCAGCACGGTGAGGCCGAGGACGGCCGCGAGCGTGAATGCGACAACGCCGATTTTACGGCCGGTTGATTTCATGGGTTGCGTTTGTCACGGCGGAACCAGTAGGCGATGAACGATCCCAGGCCGCTGAACTTGAAACCCGGATCCACGTAGTGCTCGATGACGTAAAAGGCGAAATAGTAGGCCCGGCAGAAACACCAGATGGCCAGCGCCAGCAGCAATGCGGTTTTGCCGGTCGGTTGCTCCTGCCACACCAAGACCGCGGCCGTCACGCCCAGCAGCAGGAACAACACGCCCTTAAGCTTGATCCAGTTCGGGTGGGTGAGGTCTTTCATGACGGCGCGTCAGGTTTTCAACCAGGCATTCGTGATGATGCGGGCGGCGCGCTGGGCGGCACCCGGCCTTCCAAGGCTGGCGACAATCTCCCGTAAGCGGTCTTGAATAACCGCGCGGCGGGCCGGGTCCGCGAGCAAATCCAGGGCGGTCCGGGCGAGGTTCTCAGGCGTTGCGTCCTGCTGCACAAACTCGGGGAATATCGCTTCGTCCGCCAGAATGTTCGGCATGGTCAGCCACTTTACCTTGATCAGGCGTTTGGCGATGAGGTAGGTCGGCCACGACGTCTTGTAAAACGTGACCGCCGGCACGCCGAACATGGCGCATTCCATCAACACGGTGCCGGTCTTGGAGATGGCAAGGTCGGCGGTGCGCAACGCTTCGGCGATGCCGCCGACCTGCACGCGGCACGCCGGGCCGAGCGCGGCCAGCGCGGCGCGCACTTCGGCCGCCATCGTTTCATTGGGCGCAATGGCGACGAATTCGGCCGGCCTGGCCTGGATCATGCGCCGCGCGGTTTCCGCCACCAACGGCAGGTGCCGCCGCACTTCATCCGCGCGGCTGCCCGGCAGCAGCACGATGTGTGGCGCTGCGGCAGCAGCAGCCGTTGCGTTCGGTGCGGCCGGGTTCGTATTGCTGAAGCGGCCCACCATGGGGTGGCCGACAAACGCCACATGCAACCGGGGCACGCGCGCGGCATACCAGGCCTTCTCGAAGGGGAAAATGCTCAACACCAGATCGTAGTCCTGCGCCATTTGCTGCGCCCGGCCTTCGCGCGAGGCCCAGACCTGCGGCGAGACGTATTGCACGATTTTGGGATTCCAATTGTTGAACAGTCCACGTTCTGACCGGACGCGTTCGCGGACGGCGTGGGCGAAGCGGCGGTTGAAGCCGGAAAAATCCACGCAGATGATGATGTCGGGCCGGCGACGGATCGCGAGCTGCAGCAGCTCGCGCATCAGCTGGCGGAACTTGAAATAACCCTTGAGCGCTTCCGACAAACCGGTCACGGCGTGGGGCGTCATGTCGAACGCCAGTTCGACGCCAGCGGCGGCCATTTTGGGTCCGCCGGCCCCAAAGAAATGGGGCGTCAACGCGGTGCGCAGCGGTTGCACGTCGGCGCCGCTCTGGGCGCGCGCCTGCACCAGCCGTTCGCGCAGCGCGCCGACAAGTTCGGCCGCCAGCGTATCGCCGCTGGCTTCACCCGCTATGAGCATGATGGATGGCGGTCTCATCGGCTTTGCTGCACCTGTCGGGTGATTTCAAATGCCAGATCCAGCGCCAGCTTCGCCGAGGCGCCACTGACCAGCGGTGTTTGCTTCTCGCGCACGCACGCGACGAAGTGCTGCAATTCCAGCTTCAGCGGCTCGTCCTTTGCGATGGGCACGGGCTCGCGCACAATGCGTTTGCCGGCAAACTCGCTGACGATGGTGGAGTCCTTCGCCGCGAGCAGCTTTTTCAGCAGCGAGCTTTCGGTTTCGCCTTCGCGGGCAACGCGGTAAATGAAGCCTTCCTGAGCGCGGTAATCGAGCGAGATGTAGCTGGGCGACGCGCCGCCGCTGAACACGCGAATCTTGCGCATCCGCTCGGGGCTGACGCGACTGACCGTGAGGTTGGCCACACAGCCGTTGGCAAAGCGCAGCCGTGCGTTCGCGATGTCCTCCGAAGCACTCAGCACCGGGATGCCCACGGCGTCCACGCTCGTTACCGGTGCCTGCACGAATGCCAGCACCACGTCGAGATCGTGAATCATCAAATCAAGCACCACGCCGACATCGGTGGAACGCGCCGGATAAGGCGACAGCCGGTGGGTTTCGATGAAGCGCGGTTCGGTGGCCACGGTTTGGAGATACTGGAACACCGGGTTGAAGCGCTCCACGTGGCCGACCTGGAGCACGAGATTGTTCGCGCGCGCCAGTTCAACCAGCTCGCCTGCCTGCGCGGTGTCGTCGGTCATCGGTTTTTCGACCAGCACGTGCCTGCCCGCGCTCAACAATTGTCTGGCGAGTTCAAAGTGTGTGACGGTCGGCGTCACGATGTTCAGCGCATCGCAGGCCGCCGCCGCTTCGGCGACGGAGGTGAAGGCGCGGACGCGATGTTGCTCGGCGAATTTGCGTGCCGTCTCGGCGGCCACATCATAAACGCCGACGAATTCGACCTGTCCGGCCGCCGCGAGTTCCGCGTAAAGGCGCACGTGCTGCTTGCCGAGCGAACCCGTGCCCAGCACGGCCACGCGAATCTTGCCGGCGGGGGGAGCCTTGCCCGTAGTCATGCACCGAGTGTGCATGGCGCGCCGGTGGCTGGCAACAGTGTGAACTTTCAACTTTCATCACGCGCGCGCCCGCTCTTAGACTGCGCGCGTGCCAGTTCTGGGTTACATCCTGCTTGGTTTGTGTGCGTATCTGCTGGGCTCGATTCCCACGGGCTACCTCGTGGCGTGCGCCCGGGGCATTGACATTCG
This DNA window, taken from Verrucomicrobiia bacterium, encodes the following:
- the dxs gene encoding 1-deoxy-D-xylulose-5-phosphate synthase translates to MNRYLDMVDSPVHVQKLTLPQMQQLAEEIRQELITILSRNGGHLGPNLGVVELTIALHHVFQTPRDKFVWDVSHQVYVHKLLTGRKNRFHTIRQTDGLNGFALRTESEHDCYGAGHAGTALSAALGMCAARDQRHSDENVVCIFGDAALTNGISFEALNNISHTTKRFIGILNDNEWSIAKNVGAIATYLGKLTTNPRYNKLAHDFAQWLRRMPKGEVALKLGHKAEEFLKGAMTGLSLEQTPGAGTDGRGGHGNSILFEEMGLRYLGPIDGHDLPLLISTLEFAKTCREPIVIHVLTKKGRGFEAAQKFPEKFHGLGPYDVRTGDTPAAKPGAAPMWQDVMGQTLVKLCRKDNTIVGITAAMPSGTGLKHLERDLPDRYYDVGIAEEHAVIFAAGMATMGFHPVCAIYSTFLQRAYDCIHHDVCLQDLPVTFCMDRSGLSANDGPTHHGLFDIAYLRCLPNLIGMAPKDEDELQDMMFTASIQKHPVAIRYPRGNAEGVAIKDQPVPIEIGKAEVVQNFANNGGRKIALFALGNMQPVARQAKELLTAQGHDVALINPRFFKPIDAGVHEFFGRAADVVATLEDHVLMGGYGSAVLELFADRHIATPVYRLGWPDQFIEHATSVDYLRNKHGLTAENLVARVTELLGKEAAGTKLVALAQ
- the lpxB gene encoding lipid-A-disaccharide synthase — translated: MRPPSIMLIAGEASGDTLAAELVGALRERLVQARAQSGADVQPLRTALTPHFFGAGGPKMAAAGVELAFDMTPHAVTGLSEALKGYFKFRQLMRELLQLAIRRRPDIIICVDFSGFNRRFAHAVRERVRSERGLFNNWNPKIVQYVSPQVWASREGRAQQMAQDYDLVLSIFPFEKAWYAARVPRLHVAFVGHPMVGRFSNTNPAAPNATAAAAAAPHIVLLPGSRADEVRRHLPLVAETARRMIQARPAEFVAIAPNETMAAEVRAALAALGPACRVQVGGIAEALRTADLAISKTGTVLMECAMFGVPAVTFYKTSWPTYLIAKRLIKVKWLTMPNILADEAIFPEFVQQDATPENLARTALDLLADPARRAVIQDRLREIVASLGRPGAAQRAARIITNAWLKT
- a CDS encoding Gfo/Idh/MocA family oxidoreductase — encoded protein: MTTGKAPPAGKIRVAVLGTGSLGKQHVRLYAELAAAGQVEFVGVYDVAAETARKFAEQHRVRAFTSVAEAAAACDALNIVTPTVTHFELARQLLSAGRHVLVEKPMTDDTAQAGELVELARANNLVLQVGHVERFNPVFQYLQTVATEPRFIETHRLSPYPARSTDVGVVLDLMIHDLDVVLAFVQAPVTSVDAVGIPVLSASEDIANARLRFANGCVANLTVSRVSPERMRKIRVFSGGASPSYISLDYRAQEGFIYRVAREGETESSLLKKLLAAKDSTIVSEFAGKRIVREPVPIAKDEPLKLELQHFVACVREKQTPLVSGASAKLALDLAFEITRQVQQSR